Within bacterium, the genomic segment CCTAGCAGCCGGACGCAATGCGCCGCCGAGACGAAGTTGAAAGACGGCATGACGACCGATCTGCCCGGGCAAACCCCGGCCACCACCAACGCCAGGTGTAGGGCCGCTGTGCCTGAATTCGTCATCACCGCGTGCCACCCGTCGTCGGGCGCCAACGCCTCCAGGAACTCGCGCTCGAAGCGCGCCACCTCCGGCCCCATCGCCCACCAGTGCGACCGCAGAACGCGCGCCACCGCCCGGCCTTCCTGCCGCGTTCCCCAAGGCTGGAATAACGGAACCCTTGAACCCTTGAACCGTTGAACCATTCAGGTCTTCCTATTTGGGCGGGATGATGAAGAACCCATCGTCCAGAGCCTCGACTTCGACCGGCCCGATTGCCTGCGCGATGATCGCCAGGACATCTTTCCGCGCCCAGCGGATGTTGTTGAACTCCGTGCAATAGCCCTGCGGCTCGTTCTGCGAACTCTCGCCATCCACCCAGGTGCGAATCAGAATCGGCCCCCTGGTCACTCGACGCAGGGCGGAGATCACCGACACCGCATAGTCATGGGCGATAGCCGGCCAGGCGTCCGGCTTGCCGGCTTCCGCTGTCGGCGGATGCTGGATGATGTCAATCAGCATCGCCGCGTCGAAATGGTTCTCCGGGAATCCCGGCTCCTGCAGCCACCCGTACTTGAATCGGCCGGTCGGGTTGTGGTCGCGGGCGAACCAGAGCATCTTACGGCTGGAGTCCAGGCCGAGGTATTGGCTGGGATTCAACCCGGCCTCGGTCAGGAACTTGTACCAGGTCCCACCCCCGCACCCGGCATCCAGCAACTTCCCGCCCGGGCGAAGCAATTTCTCGACCATCAGTTTGCTCTTCTCCGCCCGCCGTCGCACCTGCGCTTCGCCGGTCATCCAATAGTTGGGGAAGATCTGGGCAAAGGCATTCCGGTCCCATTCGCTGCACCATCGCCACCCTGAATGCCATTTCTTGAACATCGCCCCTTGCCACTTCTCGTGAAAAGCCTCCCGCGACTTGAGCGCGCCCTCTTCCCATGAACCCGGTTTGTCCTTGATTGATTCATGGATGCTCGGCCCAACCCAGTGGTGGCCGAAAGCGCCCGGCACCACCGCGAACTCCATGCCCTTGACAATCATCTGGGCGACCAGGTCCGTCTCCTCGCAGTAGAACGGCTTGTATCGCTCATCGAAGAGTGGGCTGCAATCCTCGAACTGCTCGATCAACGCCTCGCGCCGGATCGCCATCAGGGAGCCGAGGATGAAGCCCTCCCAGGGCTTGAGCAGTTTGATCTGCTTGGGGAACTCGTCCAGCCCGCCCCACGGCTGATAGATGACATCGAGAATATCATCGGGCCACTTCTCGACCTCCATGTGCGGCCACCGGGCGTCCGCCTGCTGCAACCGCTCCAGGTAGCCCTCCGGGAAAATCTCCGTCACAATGGGATGCTCACTCGGCATCAGCGCCCAGTGAGACAGAATCGCCGTCACGATAGCGAAGTGAGGATGGGCCTCGAAGCCATCCAGCAGCGCCTCCAGCCACCCCTTGGCCCCCACGATGTCGTCATTCATGTAGATCAGGGGGTCACAGCCGGAATGGAGAGCGCGCTCTGCCGCGATATTTGCCTGGCGCGCCAGCCACACTTCTCCCTCATAGGTCGAGAGATCGGTGATCATCTCCGCGATCCCTGGCGGCAGGGGTTCCGGCGCATTCGAACAAACGAAGAGCGGAAGGTCCGGGTAGTCCTTCCGCAGTTTGTGGAGCGTCATGCCCAAGTGTTGCCCGCCCCGGGTGATCATCACGACTGCTGGATTCCAAAGCCCGTACTTC encodes:
- a CDS encoding methyltransferase domain-containing protein, producing MKYGLWNPAVVMITRGGQHLGMTLHKLRKDYPDLPLFVCSNAPEPLPPGIAEMITDLSTYEGEVWLARQANIAAERALHSGCDPLIYMNDDIVGAKGWLEALLDGFEAHPHFAIVTAILSHWALMPSEHPIVTEIFPEGYLERLQQADARWPHMEVEKWPDDILDVIYQPWGGLDEFPKQIKLLKPWEGFILGSLMAIRREALIEQFEDCSPLFDERYKPFYCEETDLVAQMIVKGMEFAVVPGAFGHHWVGPSIHESIKDKPGSWEEGALKSREAFHEKWQGAMFKKWHSGWRWCSEWDRNAFAQIFPNYWMTGEAQVRRRAEKSKLMVEKLLRPGGKLLDAGCGGGTWYKFLTEAGLNPSQYLGLDSSRKMLWFARDHNPTGRFKYGWLQEPGFPENHFDAAMLIDIIQHPPTAEAGKPDAWPAIAHDYAVSVISALRRVTRGPILIRTWVDGESSQNEPQGYCTEFNNIRWARKDVLAIIAQAIGPVEVEALDDGFFIIPPK